In Phocoena phocoena chromosome 11, mPhoPho1.1, whole genome shotgun sequence, one DNA window encodes the following:
- the PHETA2 gene encoding sesquipedalian-2: MRAMKLNERSVAHYALSDSPADHAGFLRTWGGAGTPPTPSGTGRRCWFVLKGNLLFSFESREGRAPLSLVVLEGCTVELAEAPVPEEFAFAIRFDAPGVRPHLLAADGPAAQEAWVKALSRASFGYMRLVVRELESQLRDARHSLNLHRHSSWKAITSRCKPQASDHWSAGLENGHSLSRDCSPMALVEEGGSRPAGRGLAEWELQGPASLLLGRGQSPVSPETSCFSTLHDWYGQEIMELRRVWLQSTQGSQPECEERDRP, from the coding sequence ATGCGAGCCATGAAGCTGAACGAGAGGAGTGTGGCCCACTACGCCCTGAGCGACTCCCCAGCAGACCACGCAGGCTTCCTGCGCACTTGGGGGGGCGCAGGGACTCCACCCACCCCCAGTGGCACTGGCCGAAGGTGCTGGTTTGTCCTTAAAGGCAACCTGCTGTTCTCCTTTGAGAGTCGAGAGGGCCGGGCCCCACTGAGCCTAGTGGTGCTGGAGGGCTGCACAGTGGAGTTGGCCGAGGCTCCCGTACCTGAAGAGTTTGCCTTTGCCATCCGCTTCGACGCCCCTGGAGTGCGCCCACACCTGCTCGCGGCAGATGGGCCAGCTGCCCAGGAGGCCTGGGTGAAGGCACTGTCCAGGGCAAGCTTTGGCTACATGCGCCTGGTGGTGCGTGAGCTGGAGAGCCAGTTGCGTGATGCCCGCCACAGCCTGAACCTGCATCGCCACTCATCCTGGAAGGCCATTACCAGCCGCTGTAAGCCCCAGGCTTCTGACCACTGGTCTGCTGGTCTGGAGAACGGTCACTCCCTCTCCAGAGATTGCAGCCCTATGGCCTTGGTGGAAGAAGGGGGCAGCAGGCCAGCAGGGCGGGGCTTGGCCGAGTGGGAGTTGCAGGGCCCTGCCAGCCTCCTCCTAGGCAGGGGGCAGAGCCCCGTGTCCCCTGAGACTTCCTGCTTCTCTACTCTACATGACTGGTATGGCCAGGAGATTATGGAGCTGAGGCGGGTGTGGCTGCAGAGTACCCAGGGGAGCCAGCCAGAATGTGAGGAACGGGATAGGCCCTGA